Proteins encoded together in one Formosa sp. Hel3_A1_48 window:
- the ftsA gene encoding cell division protein FtsA, giving the protein METQNIAVGLDIGTTKIVAMIGQKNQYGKLETIGVGKSKSMGVHRGVVNNITQTIQSIQNAVIEAEATSEIKIGGVTVGIAGQHIRSLQHSDYITRPNAEQVINEEDIDRLINQVHKLVMLPGEEIIHVLPQDFKVDGQAEIKEPIGMYGERLEANFHVVVGQVSSIRNIGRCIQTAGLSLEGITLEPLASAKAVLSQEEKEAGVALIDIGGGTTDLAVFKDGIIRHTAVIPFGGNVITEDIKEGCSIIEKQAELLKIKFGSAWPGENKDNEIVSIPGLRGRDPKEISLKNLSKIIHARVVEIIEQVYVEIKNYGHEEQKKKLIAGIVLTGGGSQLNHLKQLVEYITGMDTRVGYPNEHLAGDSDGDITSPLYATAVGLVLDGLERQEKQVSVELPEDDEPPKPPTEQPPVRSKGFLEKLTERVKDFLENAE; this is encoded by the coding sequence ATGGAGACTCAAAATATTGCAGTAGGGCTGGATATTGGAACAACCAAAATCGTTGCGATGATTGGCCAAAAAAATCAGTATGGAAAATTAGAAACCATTGGCGTAGGTAAGTCAAAAAGTATGGGCGTTCATCGGGGTGTTGTCAATAACATAACGCAAACCATTCAGTCTATTCAAAATGCAGTAATTGAAGCTGAGGCAACATCCGAAATTAAGATTGGTGGCGTGACAGTAGGAATTGCTGGCCAACACATCAGAAGCTTACAGCATAGTGATTACATCACTAGACCCAATGCAGAACAAGTGATTAATGAGGAAGATATCGACCGCCTAATCAACCAAGTTCACAAGCTTGTCATGCTTCCCGGCGAGGAGATTATTCATGTTTTACCACAAGATTTTAAAGTGGACGGGCAGGCAGAAATCAAAGAACCAATCGGTATGTATGGAGAGCGTTTGGAAGCTAATTTTCATGTTGTAGTTGGTCAAGTTTCATCTATTCGAAATATAGGGCGATGCATTCAAACTGCTGGTTTGAGTTTGGAGGGAATAACTTTAGAGCCGCTTGCTTCAGCTAAAGCTGTATTGAGTCAAGAAGAAAAGGAAGCTGGAGTTGCTTTAATAGATATTGGAGGCGGGACTACAGATTTAGCAGTTTTCAAAGATGGAATCATTAGACATACTGCTGTTATCCCTTTTGGGGGTAACGTTATCACAGAAGACATCAAAGAAGGATGTTCAATTATTGAGAAACAGGCCGAACTATTAAAAATCAAATTTGGATCGGCTTGGCCAGGTGAAAATAAAGACAATGAAATTGTTTCAATTCCAGGACTGAGAGGAAGAGACCCCAAGGAAATCTCATTAAAAAATCTATCTAAAATTATTCATGCTCGAGTAGTGGAAATTATAGAACAAGTTTATGTGGAAATTAAAAATTATGGACATGAGGAACAGAAGAAAAAGCTGATTGCAGGAATTGTCCTCACTGGGGGCGGTAGTCAGTTGAATCACTTGAAGCAACTCGTCGAATATATAACAGGAATGGACACTCGCGTAGGTTATCCTAACGAACATCTAGCGGGTGATAGCGATGGTGATATTACCAGTCCATTGTATGCCACTGCCGTAGGTTTAGTTTTAGATGGTCTTGAGCGTCAAGAAAAGCAAGTCAGTGTTGAGTTGCCCGAAGACGACGAACCTCCAAAGCCACCAACAGAACAGCCCCCCGTGCGCTCCAAAGGCTTTTTGGAGAAACTAACCGAACGCGTAAAGGACTTTTTAGAAAATGCTGAATAA
- the ftsZ gene encoding cell division protein FtsZ, whose protein sequence is MSSNNELGIRFDLPKNQSNVIKVIGVGGGGSNAINHMFTQGIKGVDFVICNTDAQALNSSAVPNKIQLGLHITEGLGAGANPEIGEKAAIESLEDIRTMLDTNTKMVFITAGMGGGTGTGAAPIIAKMARELDILTVGIVTMPFQFEGKIRNTQAHKGIEKLRNVVDSLVIINNNKLREVYGNLGFKAGFSKADEVLSTAARGIAEVITHHYTQNIDLRDAKTVLTNSGTAIMGASTAVGENRAKKAITTALDSPLLNDNKITGAKNVLLLIVSGNQEITIDEIGEINDHIQAEAGYGANIIMGVGEDEKLGEAISVTVIATGFDVDQQNDITNVEPKKVVHALEDEQIMEHDLTAPQAIDSLQNTKGDEFATEETIVYSLEDDSDLHDFEEAEANYMDLIPTTELIKSIDVVAAEVVADVSEDEFIINEVFSEPKQDEIAEVEEQTMLTFDLPLHQSTSLSEINDDVEIFELEDNVNDIEVDDYIELIAVNESSSEDEQLYSLDDHIILENTNEEYDSSKESATKETQVDTELMFSKVTVKERKVTKAPVEDEDPFNNPISKTLRDRADERRKKMKAFNYKFNTSKVDEFEKEPAYKRKGVELNDTPSSEQLPSRATVSLDENEDVQLRSNNSFLHDNVD, encoded by the coding sequence ATGAGCAGTAATAACGAACTCGGAATCAGATTTGATTTACCAAAAAATCAATCAAATGTAATCAAAGTCATTGGTGTTGGTGGCGGTGGAAGCAACGCCATCAACCATATGTTTACACAAGGCATAAAAGGGGTTGACTTTGTCATCTGTAATACTGATGCACAAGCCCTGAATAGCAGTGCTGTACCTAATAAAATTCAATTAGGGCTTCATATCACAGAAGGTTTGGGCGCTGGTGCAAATCCTGAAATTGGTGAAAAAGCAGCCATTGAAAGTTTGGAGGACATCAGAACCATGCTAGATACCAATACTAAAATGGTATTCATTACTGCTGGAATGGGTGGTGGTACAGGAACAGGTGCAGCACCCATCATTGCAAAAATGGCCAGGGAACTTGATATTCTTACGGTTGGGATAGTTACTATGCCTTTTCAATTTGAAGGAAAAATCAGAAATACTCAAGCGCATAAAGGGATTGAGAAATTGAGAAATGTTGTTGATTCGTTGGTGATCATTAACAATAATAAACTTCGTGAGGTATATGGTAACCTTGGCTTTAAAGCTGGCTTTTCAAAGGCAGATGAAGTACTTTCCACAGCTGCTCGTGGAATTGCTGAGGTCATCACACATCATTACACTCAAAACATCGATTTACGGGATGCCAAAACTGTATTGACTAACAGCGGAACTGCCATAATGGGCGCTTCTACTGCTGTTGGAGAAAACCGTGCTAAAAAAGCAATTACTACAGCACTAGATTCACCTTTGCTTAATGACAATAAGATCACAGGGGCTAAAAATGTTCTTCTGCTTATTGTTTCTGGCAATCAGGAAATTACAATTGATGAAATTGGAGAAATTAATGATCATATTCAAGCTGAAGCTGGATATGGTGCCAACATTATTATGGGGGTAGGTGAAGATGAGAAATTGGGAGAAGCTATTTCTGTTACTGTTATTGCTACTGGATTTGATGTTGATCAACAAAACGATATAACAAATGTTGAACCTAAAAAAGTCGTTCATGCTCTTGAGGACGAGCAAATTATGGAGCACGATTTAACTGCGCCTCAAGCCATTGACTCATTACAGAATACTAAAGGAGATGAATTTGCGACAGAAGAAACCATTGTTTATTCGTTAGAGGATGATTCTGATTTGCACGATTTTGAAGAGGCTGAAGCAAATTATATGGATTTAATTCCCACTACAGAACTCATAAAATCTATAGATGTAGTTGCTGCTGAAGTAGTTGCTGATGTTAGTGAAGACGAATTTATTATTAACGAAGTATTTTCTGAGCCTAAACAAGATGAAATAGCTGAAGTTGAGGAGCAAACCATGCTTACCTTTGACTTGCCACTACATCAAAGCACAAGCTTATCTGAAATTAATGATGATGTCGAAATCTTTGAATTGGAAGACAACGTTAATGATATAGAAGTAGATGATTATATAGAACTTATTGCTGTTAATGAATCAAGTTCTGAGGATGAACAACTTTATTCCTTGGACGATCATATTATTTTAGAAAATACCAATGAGGAATACGATAGCTCTAAGGAAAGTGCCACAAAGGAAACTCAGGTGGATACAGAGTTAATGTTTTCAAAAGTCACGGTCAAGGAGCGGAAAGTCACCAAAGCACCTGTTGAAGACGAAGACCCCTTCAATAATCCAATTTCAAAAACCTTACGCGATCGCGCTGATGAACGACGAAAGAAAATGAAAGCGTTTAACTATAAGTTCAACACATCTAAGGTTGATGAATTTGAAAAAGAACCGGCTTACAAACGAAAAGGCGTAGAATTGAATGACACTCCAAGTTCAGAACAATTACCCTCTAGAGCAACTGTGAGTTTAGATGAAAACGAAGATGTACAGCTGCGTTCAAACAATTCGTTTTTACACGATAATGTAGATTAA
- a CDS encoding cell division protein FtsQ/DivIB, with the protein MHKYKNIAKGVLLFTLVVFLYAFSAKRNTDLPIAKTNIEFVGEDHLLISKNIVDKLLIQNQQAVECMPKDILDLNELESKISSHPMIEKAEVYLTVNGEVRVEVAQRKPLARVISEPSFYIDSRGEMMPLSPEHSARVILVYGDVDASNLEAVNELLQYIAQDDFLKLYVTEIIVNEEQQFSLAMRTYDFEVVVGTTKDLDKKMNNFKAFYQKAKKDKLLQTYKTVNLHFDRQVVCTKF; encoded by the coding sequence ATGCATAAATATAAAAATATAGCGAAAGGAGTTTTGTTGTTCACATTAGTGGTATTTCTATATGCATTTTCAGCCAAAAGAAATACTGATTTACCCATAGCAAAAACAAACATTGAATTTGTTGGTGAAGATCATTTGTTGATCAGTAAAAATATCGTTGATAAATTGTTAATACAAAATCAACAAGCTGTGGAATGTATGCCTAAAGATATTTTAGATTTGAATGAATTGGAGTCCAAAATATCATCCCATCCGATGATTGAAAAAGCAGAAGTGTATCTTACTGTAAATGGGGAAGTTAGAGTAGAAGTAGCACAACGAAAGCCTCTGGCGCGAGTGATTTCCGAGCCTTCGTTTTACATTGACAGTCGGGGGGAAATGATGCCGCTTTCTCCGGAACATAGTGCACGTGTGATTTTGGTTTATGGAGATGTTGATGCATCAAATCTTGAGGCTGTTAATGAGCTCTTACAGTATATAGCTCAGGATGACTTTTTGAAGCTTTATGTGACCGAGATTATTGTCAATGAGGAGCAACAATTTTCACTAGCCATGCGGACCTACGATTTTGAAGTAGTTGTTGGTACAACAAAAGATTTAGATAAGAAAATGAATAATTTTAAAGCATTTTATCAAAAAGCAAAAAAAGATAAGCTGCTTCAGACATATAAAACAGTGAATTTACATTTCGACCGTCAGGTTGTTTGTACAAAATTTTAA